The proteins below are encoded in one region of Salmo salar chromosome ssa02, Ssal_v3.1, whole genome shotgun sequence:
- the LOC106606049 gene encoding basic helix-loop-helix transcription factor scleraxis-like, with protein sequence MSFTMVHTAPPSRFLFSDISMMSEDEEEENGGSESSGSDSQKSSFRLHGGSNGFQIKVGSRKRKLCGVAGRLAGPPMVAGAPVVEVRQRNVANARERDRTNSVNTAFTALRTLIPTEPADRKLSKIETLRLASSYISHLGNVLLVGEACGDGQPCHTSTPPFHHHTLHSLSPSPGRGSENQPKHICTFCLSKQRKMNKDRDRKTTVRR encoded by the exons ATGTCTTTTACGATGGTGCATACGGCTCCCCCAAGCCGCTTCCTCTTCTCCGACATCAGCATGATGtcagaggacgaggaggaggagaacggCGGCAGCGAGAGCTCGGGCTCCGACTCCCAGAAGTCCTCCTTCCGTCTCCACGGCGGCTCCAATGGATTTCAGATCAAGGTGGGAAGCAGGAAGAGGAAGTTATGCGGAGTTGCCGGCAGGCTGGCGGGGCCCCCGATGGTGGCAGGGGCCCCGGTGGTGGAGGTGCGGCAGCGGAACGTGGCAAACGCTCGAGAGAGGGACCGCACCAACAGCGTGAACACGGCCTTCACTGCTCTGAGGACCCTCATCCCCACCGAGCCAGCCGACAGGAAGCTGTCCAAGATCGAGACTCTGCGGCTGGCATCCAGCTACATCTCCCACCTGGGTAATGTGCTGCTGGTGGGCGAGGCGTGTGGGGATGGGCAGCCGTGCCACACCTCCACACCCCCATTCCACCACCACACCCTCCACAGTCTCAGCCCCTCGCCCGGCCGGGGCTCAGAGaaccagcccaaacacatctgTACTTTCTGCCTCAGCAAGCAGAGGAAAATG aacaaagacagagacagaaaaacaactgTAAGAAGATAA